In one window of Tripterygium wilfordii isolate XIE 37 chromosome 1, ASM1340144v1, whole genome shotgun sequence DNA:
- the LOC120014719 gene encoding protein SHI RELATED SEQUENCE 1, whose amino-acid sequence MAGFFSLGGGGGRGTTRVDTQEDETPNNPPPTEIPQESWFWYRNHEDHLNNKGFELWQQQGGGHSNNPVLHQQDLYTSAAALAVGSRRTSINVSDESSSRSALMMIRSTAGSGGSSSGISCQDCGNQAKKDCLHMRCRTCCKSRGFDCQTHVKSTWVPAAKRRERQQQLAALQNSHHHHHHQQQQQLQLDRENSKRQRENQNPSPSGLELGNFPAEVSSSAVFRCVRVSSIDDADDQYAYHTAVNIGGHVFKGILYDQGREGSYMPGGETSSSGGLQPLNLIEAGTSGTVATTGVPSTAPFLDPSSLYPAPFNTFMAGTQFFPNNPRS is encoded by the exons ATGGCAGGGTTTTTCTCAttaggtggaggaggaggaagaggaacaACGCGTGTCGACACGCAAGAGGACGAGACCCCGAACAATCCTCCACCAACGGAGATTCCTCAAGAGAGCTGGTTCTGGTACAGAAATCATGAAGATCACCTCAACAACAAGGGTTTCGAGCTTTGGCAACAGCAAGGTGGAGGACACAGCAACAATCCAGTACTACACCAACAAGATCTCTACACATCAGCCGCTGCTTTAGCCGTTGGATCTCGGAGAACCTCAATCAACGTCTCTGATGAATCCTCTTCGAGATCGGCGTTGATGATGATCCGAAGCACCGCGGGAAGCGGAGGCAGCAGCAGCGGCATTAGCTGCCAAGATTGCGGAAACCAGGCGAAGAAAGACTGCCTTCACATGCGGTGCAGGACTTGCTGTAAGAGTCGCGGATTCGATTGCCAAACACATGTCAAAAGCACTTGGGTTCCCGCCGCTAAACGTCGCGAACGGCAACAACAGCTCGCAGCCTTACAAAACtcgcaccaccaccaccaccaccagcagcagcaacaacttCAACTCGACAGAGAAAATTCCAAACgacagagagaaaatcaaaatcccaGTCCTTCTG gGTTGGAGCTGGGGAATTTTCCGGCGGAGGTGAGTTCGTCTGCGGTGTTCCGCTGTGTACGAGTGAGCAGCATAGATGATGCGGACGATCAGTACGCGTATCATACTGCAGTTAACATAGGAGGGCATGTTTTTAAGGGCATACTCTACGATCAAGGGCGTGAAGGTAGTTACATGCCAGGTGGAGAGACATCGTCGTCGGGCGGGCTTCAACCACTGAATCTTATCGAGGCTGGAACCTCGGGTACTGTTGCGACTACCGGTGTACCGAGTACGGCGCCGTTTCTTGATCCTTCTAGCCTGTATCCAGCTCCGTTCAACACATTCATGGCTGGTACGCAGTTCTTTCCAAATAACCCAAGATCATGA